tacatgcagaaacaaaaattaacatttttgaaaccaaaaatatttacatcgtTTGCTTAGCCAGTTGCGTTCTAATTGTTGCTTTAGTTTGGAACGGTTTCATCTTTTGGTTGTTCAATACcctccacagtgtcttctgtcTCCTCTCCTGCACTGcagaactagtcaatattagcgttcATACACTTTTTTAGTGATGCAAGGCTTTTATGTGTTGTATCTCGCAAAAATACCATAAATTCCAGCATACAAGTCAAAAATTTGTCACCAACTTTCAAGCTTAAAAATCCATCCTCAACTTGAACGGCGGTCACATTTTTTATGACAcgatttctagtaaaattcaacttcaaaaaaccatCACAAGTTAAAATTACATAATATGACATATaatgaattattaataaaatagtaaaatactagtaatcctaTTTAACAGGAGATGGATCAAGTACAAAGTTCCATTCTTCATCATTCATATTGTCATTGCTAGGATTTGCTTCTggaataatgttttttttaatttaactcTTTTTTTCATAGTAACTGCCTACAAGCCCACACTTTGGTAATTcatttgacacatccactattCACTAATACATCGCTACTCTTTTACTGATTACTCACTACTATGAGTCCGTAAAGATCAAATGAttttcaaatagaagtggtagTCAAATGGAgttggtgttcaattaaagggtggcgctctacttttcaacccttcttctgtagtggtggtcaaatagaggggacgttcaaataaagggtggcgctctatttttcaaccctttttctgtagtggtggtcaaatagaggggtgttcaaataaagcagtgttcaattaaaggtttactGGATTATTTTTGATAGATATCATTTTATAAACAGCCTTTCTCGCCGCTAGTATTCGTATCAACTTTATCAATTTTGTTTCTAGGTTTAAAATAATCTCATGCACCATGCTGTATCAGTTTTTGGTCTGCCATTTGCAAAAGATCTAAGACACGCGCAATGCACATGGTCAGTGTTTCACACTGAATGAAATTTTAGGAGTTATGTCATTTCCTTGTGATGCAGATGTGAGGCTCTCTAACAGCCCCAAGTCATTGAACTCAACCAAAGCAACTGTTAGGATCAAGACCGAGCCAACAGAGATCTTGCAAACGGATTTCAGGCATGATATACCCGGTAAGTTTCTAACATAAGCATTCTATTAGTTGTGTGATTGCTGATAGCCTCAGTTTCTGCTGAGTTATGTAGTCGTAGCCTCAATCATGTAGTGATTCTCATCTTAATGAGCTAGTATCTAGTTTtgtattaaaggttgacttgcaacaaaattcacattacagttatttggtatcaaaagattcaccttgtcttactctgttgttttgtaagtgccaaatatgtggaaatgtgattacaagctcttaaaagctcaaaaacgaaaagtcgccgtagattggaatctctttatttcgatgacgtaaccacgaaatttggttatcgtcttgtcacgtatgttctcacgtgaattgaaaggccaatacaaagctcaatataaaacttattgtagtactagtttatgacattcacttcgggttttaccgaagaccccgtatcaaatatagatgctcgctactttacagttttgttacggcattattcaatcgtcaagtcgtaatctgatcatgttacccaatacttcgcaaataatttttgcagcacttttcgattatcacaggtgaccaacaggctcgtcatgattatcagataatgatatgtactcctttgggctaaggttaaaaagtttaacgattttttacggtaagttataagatatcagtgctaaaagtgacagcattataatgacgataaaacagacgcgtaagaacaatagacatagttttattgaatgcgtgaagtatatttgtgaaaatatttcgacgaataaggttgcaagaaagtgtaaacagaaaccatctctcacagctacatcacatttgagccgttttggaaagagaatccaaactatggcggtctcgtgtggctgcgattttctgttcgtttttgagcttttaagagctcgtaatcacatttccacatattttgcacctacaacacaacagagtaaaacatggtgaatcttttcaaaTCAAATAACGGTActgtgaattctgttgcaagtcaacctttaaagtttttttattttcaagtacTTGGTACATACACCTGTACTTGTGATTAGTTGATAACATGTGTTAATGAATTAGCAGATAGTATGGTTCTTTTGTGAATCATTGGAGTTGATGAAATTCATCAAATTTGATGGTTTTTGCATGTTTACATACTTGAATATCACATTAGCGATTGGTCGAAATTCACTATGAATATATTACTGTTTTCTAAGCTTTTCTCCGCAATAAATTGGTTtatcaacaaaacttttaagcatgacattattatatattcgcAAGATTGTTTGAAAAGTATCTTACCAGATGAAATATACTGCTAACAACATTTTACAATTTTGTATCCAAGTAGCATTTAGGTTGTTAGCCCTTTAAACCCTAACGGCTGGTGCTCCGGCATTtgcatggctttgtttacaaatgcAGTttttaagtaacagcgtaaaccaatcaaattaattcttgaaCAGGGCATTAGACTTGAACTTTcgtttccatttttaaccattttcaagtatctttatctacttccttcgttataataaaaaatttgattggAACAATATCGCAAAAAAATTGATACGACTCGATTGTTGGTAGGTCACGGATGTGACGCAgataaataattatatgttaCTAACGATAATTTTCCAGATTATTTTGTGTCATGAAACAATGATGAATGTGTGCTCAatagatatgatgctactgtaaaaaattaattatttttattagagGGAACTTATAGCCATCTATAGCTAGCAGTAGGCCTCAAATAATCAAAAGAATTGGAGAAATTCTATTGTCAATTTATACATTAGCCTAACACTCATGTTTGTTTAATATTCATATAGtatcatatttataatatcatatttatattaatatgtaatatcatattaatttaataaatatcatatttatatagtatcatttctatataatattatttttatataccatatcatacttatattatattcaCGTTATATAATACAGTGAACCCAGACCATACGTCATTAATTCATTCCCGTGTTAGCATTCTATAGAGGGGTATAAAaatccatagtaattatctaatgcaatatCCCCTTGggaaaaacatcaaaattttatatctgtactgtacatattaaaaactaatgACAAAATACTATACTATCCTTGTTAacttagtggttatgatctgcaataaaatgtaaagttACAATATACTATGTGCAGTGATTTCTTACTTTCGAGGCAGATGTATAGCATAAACGTTGACtctttaacttaaatgaatttagcttactaaacacaaacttAAAGCTAATTTTAGGAtgaattttactaaacttcaactttatcatcagctaaaattttatcacctctctgtttctggtttcgttttcactacAACAAATAATGCTAAACTGAGAGAGAACGAGCATTGTATTTTTTCATGCGTTACCGGAGGGATTTCTGCGAATAGCACATCAAAAGGCAAGGAGCACACAAGTTTGAAATTTGAATGACATCGACAAAGTTATGTGGAAATGCAATTAGGAATTATTCTTTGATGCCAAACTAGGAATTTTATATACGTgtacaattttttcaaatgaaCAAGATAAATTGCCTTTTCTTAGATGTGATACTCAGGTTTGCATATAGGAATACACTCTACACTGCTGTTAACTAATACACAACTCACTTATATATAGGAATACACTCTACAGTACTGTTAACTAATATACAACTCGCTTATATATTGGAATACACTCTACAGTACTATTAACTAATATACAACTcacttatatacagtatataggaATACACTCTACACTACTGTTAACTGATATACAACTCACTTATATATAGGAATACATTCTACACTACAGTCTGTTAACTAATATAAAACTCACTTATATATAGGAATACACACTGCAGTACTATTAACTGATATACAACTCACTTATATATAGGAATACACACTACAGTACTATTAACTgatatacaatacatacatcATTGTTATTCCGATATTTTCAGCACACTGacagccaaatttgaattttaagaGAAATTTTTAGGCCAACTTGTAAAgtgaaaaaactgtaaaacatgGACGCCGTAACCCGGGGTGGCactgtatttatataatatCACATTCATGTAACATCATTTTTGTATAATATCATATTATCACATCATATTTTATATAGTATTTATGtatcatatttatataacaTCACAATCTTATATTATCAGATTCACATAATATCATATGTATTATATCTattgaatttatagtttatcaaAGGTAAATTTAGTACAGAACACAAAAATCACATCTTGTACTTTCTGATACCAAAATTAAAGAATCAGTTGTGAGGAATGGATATTGACAGAATGGACTTGTAAAGCGACTGACTATGCCTTTTATCACGAACAAGTATTCTCATGGTGATAGCTCTGATCATATAGAATGTGACTACTCAAAGAAGATAATATATTGTTCTGCAGAATTCTAGAATTGGTACTCAAGATATGACGGAACATTTCGGAGTGGACTCAGTTTGTAGCACAAGTTCACGGTCTCCTATTGCTCTAGTTGTTAGTTGCTCTAGATGACTTCATGCATCTTCACACATTATCAGTTCCTAGAGGTTGTTCGTGTAGTTATAAGATTGTACTCTATCTGTTGTTTGTCTCTCATAGCCAGTCTTTGGTTCTTCGTATCTTTAATTGTTTCACCAAGCCTTTATGGGTTTCTGTCTCTGTCTAAATAAACAGGAATTAACTATAGCATTTTTGATGTTTCCTGCTGGTTTCTCTTGTATCAGATAAGGAAGGCTCATTTTGTGTGCAAATTTTCAAGATTTGGTGCATAAAAATGCTTTCTCTAACTCATCGTCTTTGCTTGTAACAAAATGTTAACTCGTTAATCATTTTATTTCGTAGTCTACTTTCTATTAATCTCGAGTACTATTCATTTTGCTTACTATTCTATCTTCAGCTATAGTGTCCATGTTTCAGCGTATGCTGCCGGGGTTAAACCAAAGGAGTTGCTAATCCGTCTGGAGCGCTGTGCATATGGTAAGTTGTTTATAGTCGGTAGCTCAAGTTGAGTGGATGTACAGTAGATAAGTATGAGATTCTGTTGACCAACTGACACGCTAGGCCTGCTATACTCTCTCATCATTTACAGACGTTAAACAGGAGTCAGTCCTGATCGATGACGCTATGATAGAACCTGCAATTCCTGCAAGCTTCTTACAAGGTAGCTTATACTATTCTGTGCACACTTACCTTCTGTAATAGTCATAGTTATTTGAGCACATAGCTCTCTGCAAAGTGTAAACCATTATACTTCTTTAGTTTCTGGTCTGATGTAATGTTTTGCCATGGTTATATTGTGATACCTGGTTGGTTATCTGACACTTATTCAATAATTAGACTCCTTTACtcaaatgatatttttatacaaagaaTTGCCGGTTTTGGCTTTAGAGACCAAGTGGTTTTTGTGCTTTCACCCGCAGAACAAATAAATCAAGGTGTGGGCTTGCGCTGTAGATTGTGTTCCTACACATCAAACATACTGTTAGGGTTTACTACCTTCTGCAGGTGTCGATTTAGAGAACTTGCTCTGCAATCAGTGCGGATACAGCGCCAGCAACAAGACATCGCTTTTCACACATATGACAAAGCATCTCGGTGATAAGATATTTTGGTGCACGTCGTGCACTTACAAGGCAAAAAGTTACCATGTCGTTGCCAGGCACTATCAACTAAGACACACCAAGTACCGCCCACTCAAGTGCATGGAATGCAGCGCTAGATTTCTTTTGCCTTGGCAGCTCAAAGAACACACTACGCTCGCTCATTCAGAGGTAAAACCTTTTGCCTGTAATGTCTGTGGCAAATTGTTTTGCAAGGAGAGCAGGTTAAACGCTCACATGAAAATTCACACAGGAATAAAATCTTATGCTTGTTTGCATTGTTCCTCGAGATTTTTTAACAAATCGGCGTTGAGTATGCACACTCGACGAGTTCACATGAAGGAGCGGAACTATAGCTGCCCTTCTTGCgactttaaatcatttgaaaagCAAACTTTGGAAAACCACCAACTTATCCATACAAATAAGAAGCCTTACGCATGTGGCATGTGCAACTTTGCTACAGCATTTAAAGGCAGTCTCCGAGATCATATCAATGCCCATAAAAATGTACGACCTTACGAATGCAAGTACTGCTCGATGGCGTTTGTTCGATATTCTGACCGACAGAAGCATATATCAGTTCACACAGGTAAAAAGGACTACAGATGCCACTTGTGTGATTTCTCATTTAGACTCAGGACCAAATTAAACAGACACATTAAAACACATCATACCGCTCTGGAGGATAGGCACTGGACAGAGCCATGTCCTTTTTGCCACAAAAAGTTCATGTCCGAAAAAACCCGCAAGATTCACATAAATCGCCACAACGGTATCACCGAACCAAAACTGTATGTGTGTGATGTTTGCCAAAGAGCTTTTGCAACTCGTGATGGCTTGCGTTATCATGCTTCTGTACACACCGGAGAAAAACCTTTTAAGTGTGACGTATGTGGCTTTGCGACCCGAACAAAATGTCTTCTTAAAAGTCACATGAAAGTGCATCGCGAGGTCAAGGACCTCGCCTGTCCCGAGTGTGATTACAGAACATGTCATAGCTGGGCCATAAAATGCCATATTCAAACCCATTTGAGAACTAAATGGTACACGTGTGAACAATGTGGCCAGAAGTTCAGAAGTCAAGGCGCTTTGAAATATCACACAAGACGGGTACATGAGGGACAACCCGTAAACAACCGCTTTAGCTGTGAGCAGTGTGATTTTGTGTCAGCATCGAAAGCCATGCTTAGGGAGCACATGTTTAAGCATACCGGTGAAAAACCATTTAAATGCCATATCTGTGGACACGGGACAATCAGAAAATGGCTCCTGTCACAGCATATGAAGAGACATGCTAGAGCAAAGTGAATTGTACACGTAAATTGCGTCTTTGACAGTCAACTGGCTCAAATACAGTTTTCATGTTTTAACATTCTTCCAAATTTTATACTTGACTTGATAACATATATTGTAACATTTGAGTGTTGATATTTTCTGGGTATGACACTAAATCCGGTGTGGTACCGTAATTGGTAAGCAGTGTGGGTCTGGTGTATTTTTCCTCTGATCTTACACAGTAACAAAGCCATATCTCAGCTTGAAAGCTCTATTCATGAATTTTAGCTATTGGCTGCAGCTTACAATGACTACTTTTGTATGTGTGACATGACAATACATTTCTCTGTTTCTGAGTATTCTGAGTGTTTCCGTGTTCTAATCTGCTCCACTGGCTAAttaatgaatgaataataaTGCAGACAGCAAAATGTTGCGGCTCACATATATTGTACAACTGAAAACAAATATATCCCTGGTGTTCACATGATATACCAATCTAAAAATAGATACGGTTTAGGCAGAgctaacaaattttatttttacaagttATGGTCATCAAAATGTTTAAAGTCAGGTCATGGTTATAAATTATAGTTGGCAGATGACCCATTTCAATAAAGGTGACAGGAAAAGAGTACTGTATGAGCGGGACTTACCTCTAATGGTAGATAAAGAGTAGTAATGACAACTGTTTGTAGGCTATGGACATGTGCTCTTCCGTAAACCATCATTATTATACACGTGTACTTGCTGATACACCAGTACATTTCCTATTACTTACAAGCAAATGaattatattttgtaacttttcTGTCTTGTAAAACATACAAATCTATTTTCAACTATTGCTGTATTGCCAATGcttgaaggttgacttacaacaaaatttacattacggttatttggtatcagaaggttcaccatgtcttactccgctgtgttgtaggtgaaaaatatgtggaaatgtgattgcaggctctcaaaagctcaaaaactaacagttaaaaaacaactgtaggttggaatccctttgtTTCGATGatgtactcaactcgacgtggttattgttttgatatGTGATGctatcacgtgaaatgaaaggccaataaatggctgaatataaaatgtctcgtagcactagtttatgacacactttgggttctaccagaaagcccttatcaaatatagatgctcgctactttacagttttgtttcagctcagTCTAATCATCTaatcataatctgatcatgtggcccatacttcctgccaaatggcgcaaacaatttctgcgccatttttcgattatcacaggtgaccaacaggcccctcatgtttattagaggatGAGATGCACCAccttgagctaaggttaaaaaatgaaacttatttttagactaggttttgagatatcagtgctctaagtgacagcattgcaacaataatgaaatagacatagtgtagttttattgaatgcgcgaagtttatttgtgaaaatatttcgacgagtgaggttgcatgaaagtgtaaacaaaagcacatcgtgttcaatcacgtcacatttgagctgttttggaggGAGATTCTAACCTACATCGttttcgtgtggctgcgattaactgttcgttttttagcttttaagagcttgtaatcacatttccacatattttgcacctacaacacagtagGACATGGTGAGCCTTttaatactaaataactgttatgtaaattttgttgctacATTTTGTTGGTACATGTCTTCAGCTGAATAGAGTTGGTACATGTCTTCAGCTGAATAGAATTGGTACATGTCTTCAGCTGAATAGAGTGGGCACATGTCTTCAGCTGAATATAGTTGGTACATGTCTTCAGTTGAATAGAGTGGGTACATGTCTTCAGCTGAATAGAGTGGGTACATGTCTTCAGCGGAATAGAGCGGGTCCATGTCTTCAGCTGAATAGAGTGTGTACATGTCTTCAGCTGAATAGAGTTGGTACATGTCTTCAGCTGAATAGAGTTGGTACATGTCTTCAGTTGAATAGAGTGGGTACATGTTGGAAAAAACTCCACATGGCGCTGTCTCAATAAAACAGTTGATTATCCAGACCGAAGTATTTTTGTCAATCAATTGATAGGCACTGTAATATGCTTATTCACACCTGACCAAGTAGTCACAAGCAATCATCAGTTAAACCGTGAATTGGAAATAGATTTGCGAGCATACACTGCATAGTGACCACCCGAAATGCATTTGTTTCAACATCAAATAAGTAGTTGCTTCATGTGGTGATGAACAGCCTGGAGTGATGGTTTGTGAACACACTAGTGatttgattgcttattttaaATTTTCCTAGAACTGTTGTTGGTACCAAAAGCCTG
Above is a window of Watersipora subatra chromosome 3, tzWatSuba1.1, whole genome shotgun sequence DNA encoding:
- the LOC137391096 gene encoding zinc finger protein 431-like, producing the protein MHIQWNESCTMCSQTDWCHSASGFNIQEEASGSGANGGSPDGISAGTITPILFSRAPLLTIPARVYESCDVTESVTIGSVKSSVVELSMCEVEVTQATTPCGADVNNHNHRSFHSGYSSEVKLKELRICLTPCSISHDVRLSNSPKSLNSTKATVRIKTEPTEILQTDFRHDIPAYAAGVKPKELLIRLERCAYDVKQESVLIDDAMIEPAIPASFLQGVDLENLLCNQCGYSASNKTSLFTHMTKHLGDKIFWCTSCTYKAKSYHVVARHYQLRHTKYRPLKCMECSARFLLPWQLKEHTTLAHSEVKPFACNVCGKLFCKESRLNAHMKIHTGIKSYACLHCSSRFFNKSALSMHTRRVHMKERNYSCPSCDFKSFEKQTLENHQLIHTNKKPYACGMCNFATAFKGSLRDHINAHKNVRPYECKYCSMAFVRYSDRQKHISVHTGKKDYRCHLCDFSFRLRTKLNRHIKTHHTALEDRHWTEPCPFCHKKFMSEKTRKIHINRHNGITEPKLYVCDVCQRAFATRDGLRYHASVHTGEKPFKCDVCGFATRTKCLLKSHMKVHREVKDLACPECDYRTCHSWAIKCHIQTHLRTKWYTCEQCGQKFRSQGALKYHTRRVHEGQPVNNRFSCEQCDFVSASKAMLREHMFKHTGEKPFKCHICGHGTIRKWLLSQHMKRHARAK